In Arachis hypogaea cultivar Tifrunner chromosome 7, arahy.Tifrunner.gnm2.J5K5, whole genome shotgun sequence, the genomic window TTTCACATTTAACAAGCAAATCTAACAGCTCTTGAGTATGTACAGTAGCTTCTCGGAAGTAGGTCATGAGCCCTAAAAGAAACCAAATACAAATGAGAAAACCAATAATTCCCTCGGCAGAGATCCCCTAAAATACAAAATCCACGTACCTATTAAAGCTGTATTCCACTTATTGACAATTTTTGTGAATGTAGTCGAACCAGAAGACATAAGAATCTGCCTAACACGGTTCTCAAACACTTTCATGTGCTCATCATCAACCCTTAGGAAAGCCACAGCTGTCCTTTCTTTTGTCTGTTCATTCTGTAGATTCCAGACACCATCTCTTGTGTTGCTAAATGCTTCTTGTGTCATTCTAATTTTTGGGAGTATCCGTACTTCGAATCCGCACCTGCAGGCCATGAAGGTATCCAGTCATTCAAACTTCAAAGGATGATACAAAAACTAAAAAGCAGGACCATCCAACAAGCACGTGATTATTACTGACTATATAAGCGGTTCATTATACAACCAAAAAAATGGACATCAataaaacatctaaaaataaATCAATACATACATGCTAAAGAGCAAGTTCGGATTGTCTTTGCTGTAAACAGAAACAAAGCTATTCTCCCATTCTAAAGTTGTAATACTACGAGGAAGGCGATTCTTCATATCCCAAAAGACACTTCTCCCAAGATTAACTGGAATCACacaattgaaaattttattagaattaaTTACACAAATGATGAACAAAAAACCACACAAATTTAACAGAGAAACATATACCATCATGTTTCATAAGCCTCATTCTTGCATCTCTTGGCCAGCACTTCTTATTATTGTAGCCCACCATATTCTCATTGTTGGGATCAGGGTGTTCAGTGAGATATCGCTGAATAAGATCTCGAGCCTCCTCATGGGTAAAGCGAAATAATATATGAACCCGATCTATGTACCGAGAATACAGCCTAATGGGATGCCTTGTCTCAACTTTTGTGTCCCAGTAAGTGATAAATTCATTTGGCATTTGTGGTGGGCCAGCAATCTCACTAGCACGAGTCAGTCCAAGAAGCAATAGATCCAATACCAACCCATAATATTGGACAACAAAGGATGCAAACTGTAGACCACGTATAAGACCATATGAATTTGTATGGCTCATATCCTTGTATGACAGCACAACATTGTTCTTTGCAGTGACATAATCAGCAATATTATGGTCCAGAACCAGTCGCAGAAGTCTGCAACACCAGAAATTCAGTTAGCTCAAATTACAAATTATATTCAGTGATTTCCAAATTGCGTACCTGTTTAGCATTGTTAAATCaatcttttcaaagaacttcTCAAACTTGGTTTGCAGCATCACAACACACTGACCATCACCGGTGTCCCATATACCTTGCAAATTATTTATACCCTGACACCATTTGTAAACCAAAAGAGGTGGTGGCTCTGAATCTGCTGGCTTGATCCAGTTTGGAAAGAGATGACGCTTATCACCTTCGTACCACAGGTACTGATCAAGATATGCATCTGTGATCTTCTCCAGAGGCTCTATCTCATAGACTGGAATCAAGTAGCTATATAAATCCATAAACTCTATACCAACctgaaaaaaataaatgttaaatattaaaaattatatatatactattagTTCTTTGATGGGATGAAGATCATAAGCTAGTTAATTTTAGATCATATTGGCATACTTCTTTGAATGCACGCTGTGTCAGAAGGTGTCGCTTGATTCGTGACAAAGCTTCATGAGGATTGTCATAAGCTTGCTCAATGAGCCCCAACTCCTCTCTTTGCAGTTGATTTAGTCGCACTGCAACACTATAGGACTCTTTCAATCTCTCAAGTGCAAGAATGAGCAACTTTGTGTCATGCTTGTATGATAGaggtggaaatggaataggggaGAACTTCCGTGATTCCAACCAATGAACTGTTGTTGTATATATAGCAACAGCTTCTTCTGGAGTGACATATGGACCATCTTTCAAATAATTGTGTTGTCGCTCCTACAAGAGGGATGAATGATCAGGAAGAGACTTCATAGATAATAATGAAATGAGAACTGCAGAGAGTTAACCCAAACAATAATTCTTTGAAAATAATGAGGCCAAAAAATTACATATAGAACACAACATAGACCATACCTGCTCTGCTTTAAGCCAGAGACGTGTCAATCTTCCTAGATTCTTACGACAGACAGTCTTGTCAACAGTTGCACCTCTTCTTATACGCTCACGATTATAATGAGCAACATTTGTCCACCAGTCTGCTTTTGATTTCACATACCGAAGGATCATGTTCTCTATAGGAACAGGCAGACCAGGAACCTATACAATGCATAGGAAATCAACAAGTCGTCCAAGAACCAATTCcaaattattacaataatttcaCTTTGGAATACAACTAGACCATCTATACTTGCATTCTAATTCATTTCCAGACGAATCTGGAAATAAGTTATATTACTAACTGTGTTGAACTATGTTCAGAGACTAGACATCTAAAATTAAGACTAGACATCTAAAATTACCAAAACACCAAGCATGCTTTTTCATAAGGTATCAAATTATACCAAAATAGACACCTACCTTCCAAGGAATATTTGCTTTCCAACAACGCCATGCCTCGCTCAAATGTTGCAATATAGTTCTTGCCTTATTTTGTTTTATACCTTCTGGCATGGCATCAAGCACATCATGCATAACGGCTGCTCGAAGCTCCAAGTCAAAGTGGCTCTCAACACGCTGTTTGGTGACGGTCTTCGCTACACCTTTTGAGTGCCGACCCTCAAACTGTCGTGCAAGTAAATTGCCTAGCCATCTCTCAAGAAGGGGAACAATACCACGAAGAAAGAACAACCATACCCTCCACATGGGTGCCCAAAATCCACAACCAGGTCCCTTCCCAACTGGCCCAGTGTTAAAGCGGTAGTAGATCAAATGCTTCAAGTCCTTGCACATTCTTATTTGTCGCATAAGCCTATACTTATATCGATACATACCAGTCAATTGACCAACATGTGAAAAAGTATATTGGAGGCCATCTGCCAGCTGGAAAGCATCAACATTACCCAAGCGGAACTGAACATTGGCATCAACCACAAGTTTCGTCAAACGAAGGATCTCACGACAAAGATGAAAGGCATTACCAAACCGTGActtcttcctttcctttgttgTCAAGGTTTTGACAGGcttaagattgaaattatagTCCAGGTGAAGGTAGTTCAAATTTTTCCTGTGTATCAAGAGATTCAACATGTTATACCCCTGTCTACAAACTTGAAGACCCGCTTCAACCCAATCCAGTTCCGTAGTTTGAAAAAACTTGGTTGCTTGAAGAGATCGGAATAAATGTTTCTTTTTCTGAGCCTTAGGAGGTCTATGATGCAGCTCATTCAACACAAAACACTTGAGTAACTTCTGATAACTAACCCGAACTTTAACTGGATAAGATGGAGGACTGTCCAAAGAAAAACAGGAAATCATTAGTATTAGACTATTGGAGAAATGAGACACATGGCATATGCATAGTAAACATGTAAGTGCTGGGTCCAAAAAATTAACAGGGTGGGAGGATACAACTCACCAGTGCTCCTTATACCAATCTGATACAAGAGGAATATCCTCAGCTCTCCTCATCCGACCAGACCTCATGTTAAAAGGACGGGGAGCAAACAGCAAGGAGATTCCAGCAGCAGTGGTATCTGTATAAAGTTGGGTATCTTTAAGCAAAGGTTCAACACCATCTGGCAATGTCCAATCATCGTCCTCATCCTCATCATAAATTCTCTTGTCCCGCCGTTCCTTGTTGGCACTTGTTATTGGGTGTATTAAGGGGTCATAATAGAAAGCAGGTAGATCAGGATCTTCAGTTTTTATGTACATCACCATGGGAGTATGATACACGCAAAGTTTTACTTTGCGAGGCCTATTGTTATAAAGATGAGGAAAGGCGATTCTGTACTCTGTCCGCAAAGGGGACCTTATAATGAGTTTATTGATGTCATTGAACTCATTCCAGTCCTCATCTCCCTTCTCCATGTCACGATAGAGAGGCTCAAATTTAGGGCCACCTGTGTAAgataccaacaaaaataaatgcaTGTCTTTTAGATTTCAACATTGGACTACTATTGCCTAATATTAAAAGAAACATAATTTTCTACAACTTCTAAAGCTCATTAAACACTGCATTGCTActaatttcataaataattattGACAAAACGTAGCTTGTCAATGTccaaaattcaatatatatatatatatatatatatatatatatatatatatatatatatatatatatattcatagaAAAGAAATAACACTTTGGAAACATGGATAGTAATAAATCCAAGAAAGAAATCCAGTACCAGGTATGCACATGTTCAAAGCCTTTGCCGTGAAGAATGATTCCATGTCAAATAAATAGAAATAGTTGCGGTCAATTAAATCAGAAAGAAGCTGCCCAGCCAGCCGATGCAGGGTTGCCATTATAGGAAGGGAAAGATGCCATCTGCGGTAACTAGGACCATTAATGAGCTTTGTTTTCACAAGAGGCTTATGGTCATAAAACCAAGTATACACAGCagaatcttcttcttcatccagcTCCAGCTGAATAGGCTCTAAAGGATCAACATCTAAAATGTTATCAGCATAGTCTAACGGAGGCTCCTCATCATCAAATGGGGGAAACCGCATCCTCTTGAAATGGCGACGAtcccttttctctcttctcatcaTGATCCACATTGTACCCCACTGcaaaataaatttcttagttAAGAATAACTATCATGATCACACACACAACTTTTGTGAACAGCCGGCAACCACATACCTGTGCCAGATATATAGGCTCCACAACCCAGGGTATTTCATTGACAAACGTGATAGCCCCAGAAATATGATACAAGACCCTTACATCACGgacctgaaatcataaaagtttATTTATATGGTTTCAGAAGACCACCGcacattcaattaaataaaaaaggctAGAGACGAAATTGAACTACGTAAAATTAACCAAATACAACAAAATGGAAAATGCAAAGGACCTGCTCCCACGGCATAGGCATGTTTTCCAGGAGCTTGTAAACAGCATGCGGGATGAATTTGAGTGCTCCAAGATAAACACGTTTATCATGACGATATTTCTTTGAAGACATATCACCATGATCCctgaaataaaaaatagcaaccaAAATTACATCTCTAAGCAATCAAAACCGAATAATTAGACAGAGATGACCAAGAGAACAAATCATGCTACACTACACGCACAGTACTCAGCCACCTTATGTAAAGGGTTTCATCAGTGTCCTATTACGCCTTTCTTCAGGCTAACCTTAAACCCCATTCAAACATGTacaaaaaactcaaaagcctaTAAAATTATGCCCATAGTCATATTAGTTACAAAACATTTCTTCATAATAAAGAGCAGAAAACACCAACTACGAACATGATGCAGAAATAAGATCATTCCTTCCATAGCTTACATCAACCCAAAAATAGCATAGATTCTAATTAACCAATCCTGACAAGTACATCATCTCATAGCTTTCCCGTACAATAAAACAAGCTCCTCCACGCCCATAGAACTCAAATTCTAAAGAAAACACTACCCGTTGAAGCAAAtcacaaaaagaaaatttaagcTGATGCTAGCATAAAGAACACTTGCCTGATGATTTTCCTGACATGCTCGGGAGGCATGTCCTCTTTCTGCGTCTCCACAAAACCGAACTTCCTCTTGTCGCTGTAGCGCTTCGAATTCAACTGCTGCCATTTCCTGGCCTTCTCCTCGAGCCGCGCCTCCGCATCGGCCTCGGTTTCCGGTGGGGCAGGAGCTGGAGGCACTGGCGGAAGCACCGTGTAGGAAGGCTGAGGCGCAGGAGGTGGAGGAATGGGTGGAACGGTGGTTCCGGGCGGGGCAATCTGGCCGTTGTTCCACATGTTGAAATGGAGTGTAGTGGAGCTAAAACCCTAGGCAATTCAACGAATGAATATGGATAGTGAGCTCTTGTAAGAGTTTCAGTTCATGCTCTTTGTGAGTTGAACCCAGAGCCTTGGATGGCTCTAGAGCGAGGTTCTAGGGTTTATCAGCGAATCCGGAGGAAGAAATGAACACACAGCTGCGTGAGCTGAGTGGAAGTAGAAAACGCTTGGAAGATGTTCATTCATTTTTATTGAATGGCTATGGCGGTAGCACGTGCCGCCATGGTCGTGGGTGCCATTTGGGTTATTGTTCCTTGGGCTGCCTGATTCGGCCCATTTCCATCGACAAGTTTTGACACACCTTAATATTGTAGGCCCAAGCGCAATTTTTCCGTGATGACtgatggaaaaaaaaaactggaactTAGGTAGGTTTGTTTTGAGGCATTCGGAGACACAGAGATTGAAATTTTTTAGAacgaaaactaaaattttaataacattttatacctaaaatatccttattttaattaattattaactttattttttgtgcaaattaaattagagtttcatccTTATCTTAGTCTCTGTTTCCCATTTTACACAAAACACAATATTGAAACTTATTTATGTCTTTGTCTTTCGGCTCTATCTCTTAATTTCAGTCTCTTAagcgtttggtagagagacagagactgaaagactgagactgagactaagagacagagaccgaaataaatttcagtatgcTATTTAGTGCAAAGTGAGAAacataaattgaaataaaaataaaatctaatttaatttgcacaaagaataaaattgaaatgaattaattgaaatgagggtattttaggtataaaatgttattaaaatttcagtcttcgtctctaaaaattttagt contains:
- the LOC112703770 gene encoding pre-mRNA-processing-splicing factor 8A, translating into MWNNGQIAPPGTTVPPIPPPPAPQPSYTVLPPVPPAPAPPETEADAEARLEEKARKWQQLNSKRYSDKRKFGFVETQKEDMPPEHVRKIIRDHGDMSSKKYRHDKRVYLGALKFIPHAVYKLLENMPMPWEQVRDVRVLYHISGAITFVNEIPWVVEPIYLAQWGTMWIMMRREKRDRRHFKRMRFPPFDDEEPPLDYADNILDVDPLEPIQLELDEEEDSAVYTWFYDHKPLVKTKLINGPSYRRWHLSLPIMATLHRLAGQLLSDLIDRNYFYLFDMESFFTAKALNMCIPGGPKFEPLYRDMEKGDEDWNEFNDINKLIIRSPLRTEYRIAFPHLYNNRPRKVKLCVYHTPMVMYIKTEDPDLPAFYYDPLIHPITSANKERRDKRIYDEDEDDDWTLPDGVEPLLKDTQLYTDTTAAGISLLFAPRPFNMRSGRMRRAEDIPLVSDWYKEHCPPSYPVKVRVSYQKLLKCFVLNELHHRPPKAQKKKHLFRSLQATKFFQTTELDWVEAGLQVCRQGYNMLNLLIHRKNLNYLHLDYNFNLKPVKTLTTKERKKSRFGNAFHLCREILRLTKLVVDANVQFRLGNVDAFQLADGLQYTFSHVGQLTGMYRYKYRLMRQIRMCKDLKHLIYYRFNTGPVGKGPGCGFWAPMWRVWLFFLRGIVPLLERWLGNLLARQFEGRHSKGVAKTVTKQRVESHFDLELRAAVMHDVLDAMPEGIKQNKARTILQHLSEAWRCWKANIPWKVPGLPVPIENMILRYVKSKADWWTNVAHYNRERIRRGATVDKTVCRKNLGRLTRLWLKAEQERQHNYLKDGPYVTPEEAVAIYTTTVHWLESRKFSPIPFPPLSYKHDTKLLILALERLKESYSVAVRLNQLQREELGLIEQAYDNPHEALSRIKRHLLTQRAFKEVGIEFMDLYSYLIPVYEIEPLEKITDAYLDQYLWYEGDKRHLFPNWIKPADSEPPPLLVYKWCQGINNLQGIWDTGDGQCVVMLQTKFEKFFEKIDLTMLNRLLRLVLDHNIADYVTAKNNVVLSYKDMSHTNSYGLIRGLQFASFVVQYYGLVLDLLLLGLTRASEIAGPPQMPNEFITYWDTKVETRHPIRLYSRYIDRVHILFRFTHEEARDLIQRYLTEHPDPNNENMVGYNNKKCWPRDARMRLMKHDVNLGRSVFWDMKNRLPRSITTLEWENSFVSVYSKDNPNLLFSMCGFEVRILPKIRMTQEAFSNTRDGVWNLQNEQTKERTAVAFLRVDDEHMKVFENRVRQILMSSGSTTFTKIVNKWNTALIGLMTYFREATVHTQELLDLLVKCENKIQTRIKIGLNSKMPSRFPPVIFYTPKEIGGLGMLSMGHILIPQSDLRYSQQTDVGVTHFRSGMSHEEDQLIPNLYRYIQPWESEFIDSQRVWAEYALKRQEAQAQNRRLTLEDLEDSWDRGIPRINTLFQKDRHTLAYDKGWRVRTDFKQYQVLKQNPFWWTHQRHDGKLWNLNNYRTDVIQALGGVEGILEHTLFKGTYFPTWEGLFWEKASGFEESMKYKKLTNAQRSGLNQIPNRRFTLWWSPTINRANVYVGFQVQLDLTGIFMHGKIPTLKISLIQIFRAHLWQKIHESVVMDLCQVLDQELDALEIETVQKETIHPRKSYKMNSSCADILLFAAHRWPMSKPSLVAESKDVFDQKASNKYWIDVQLRWGDYDSHDIERYTRAKFMDYTTDNMSIYPSPTGVMIGIDLAYNLHSAFGNWFPGSKPLLQQAMNKIMKSNPALYVLRERIRKGLQLYSSEPTEPYLSSQNYGEIFSNQIIWFVDDTNVYRVTIHKTFEGNLTTKPINGAIFIFNPRTGQLFLKVIHTSVWAGQKRLGQLAKWKTAEEVAALVRSLPVEEQPKQIIVTRKGMLDPLEVHLLDFPNIVIKGSELQLPFQACLKIEKFGDLILKATEPQMVLFNIYDDWLKSISSYTAFSRLILILRALHVNNEKAKMLLKPDKTIITEPHHIWPSLTDDQWMKVEVALRDLILSDYAKKNNVNTSALTQSEIRDIILGAEITPPSQQRQQIAEIEKQAHEANQVTAVTTKTTNVHGEELIVTTTSPYEQAAFGSKTDWRVRAISATNLYLRVNHIYVNSEDIKETGYTYIMPKNILKKFICIADLRTQIAGYLYGISPPDNPQVKEIRCIVMPPQWGTHQQVHLPSALPEHDFLNDLEPLGWMHTQPNELPQLSPQDLTSHAKILESNKQWDGEKCIILTCSFTPGSCSLTAYKLTPSGYEWGRVNKDTGSNPHGYLPTHYEKVQMLLSDRFLGFYMTPDNGPWNYNFMGVRHASGMKYGVKLGTPKEYYHEDHRPTHFLEFSNMEEGETIAEGDREDTFS